GCTGAACCACCAGCAcctcgtcttctgctgctcaaaCTCATCAGCTCGggcttctcgttcttcgtGGCGGGGCTAAATGACGGCAGTCTAGGTGCTCTTGTCCCATATATCCGCCAGGAGTACGACATAGACACTAATATGGTCTCCATCGTGTGAGTCTCCTTCTAGTCTAGTCAGGGAATATATGCCAACGACCGTCTAATCTAACCGCGGCTCAGTTATGGGACTACCTTCTTCGGCTGGTTTTTTGCCGCGCTCACCAACAGCTTTCTAGGCCAGTACTTTAATACTGGTGTCCTACTCCTTCTTGGGGCAGCGCTGCAGGTCCTGGCGCATGCATTACGCACTTGGGCCCCGCCATTCCCGCTGTTCGCGGTGACGTTCTTCATTGCCGCGCTGGGCCAGGCGTACCAAGATACCCATGCGAACAACTTTGTTGCCACTGTCAAGGGCGCCCATCGATGGCTCGGGTTTATCCATGCCATGTATATGGGCGGCTGTCTGGTTGGACCCTTTGTGTCTACCGCGGTGGCGTCCTCGGGAAAGAGCTCGCACTGGGAGCTGTTCTATACCACACCGCTGGGCATGGGGGTAGTAAATCTCGGGCTGGTCTGGGTGGCCTTCCACGAGTGGGCGACCATGAGGCAGCGCGAGCAGGGCGGACGAGTCGAGGGTCCTGCGTCGCGCAAGCAGGAGGCGGCGACTGAGATCAAGAGGACTCTTGCTACGCCGGCAGTCTGGCTGCTCAGCctgtacttcttctttttccttgGAGCAGCCATCACCGCGGGAGGTATGCACCTCTGTCCTCTACACAAGCAGCCGCATTACTGACTGAACAGGCTGGATCGTCGAGTACCTGGTTCACGTCCGCAACGGTGATCTCGACAAGATGGGCTACGTGCCGGCCGGGTTCTACGGTGGCAGTTTTATCGGTCGCCTGGTGCTCGCCGAGCCAACCTATCGATTCGGCGAGCGCCGAATGATTCTCCTCTACGTAGTGCTTTGCCTTGCCCTGGAGTTGGTCTTTTGGCTGTGAGCGCGAGAGTTCGAACGAGGATTCGTGCGTAGCTAACTGAGGAATAGGGTTCCTAATATTATCACGGAAGCCGTCGCGATCAGTCTACTGGGACTCTTCTCTGGTCCATTCTTTGCCACGGTAGGCTCGATCAAGCTCCCTCGGATAGGACCGGCTAACAGATTAGGGCATATCTGTCGCATCGAAGCTGTTCGCAGCAGAGATCCGTTCACCCGCGCTAGGTACGTTATCCTTTTCCTGAAGACTAGGCATGTTCAGTGCCGCTGACAACGGcagccttcatcttcctcatggGACAGATTGGAGGATCGATATTTCCGGCCGTCACCGGCGTTATTGCTGCGCGGTCTGGAGTCAAGGTCCTGCAGCCCATGCTGGTCGGTTTGCTTGGAGCAACGGGAGTTTCCTGGTTGATTATACCAAAGCCGCGTCTGCACCACGATTAAGCCATCCAGTCCTAGCAGTCAGCATGCTAGAGAGTATGAGGTGCAATTATATGGCCAATGTACTTATGTAGGAAACTTCGAGCTTTGCATGCGCCATGATCGAAGAGGtctatcatcatcctttATGCAGCATCCATGGCCCGTCTTTGCATTAGGCCCAATAACTACCTAGCAATACTAGGAGATTAGACAGGCTATCTGATATATTAAAACTTATATTTTCCCCGGGTAACCACCTAGTTTACAGCCGGATCCGTTTGGGCATCCACTTGGAATCGTTAAGTACATAGGCCACCACAGGGTCTAAACACCAACCTCTAATCTTCGATGCAACCTGCTCACAATCTCTAAATAGCCTGCTTCATTCTCTGCTGTTACGACTCCATGCCTAACCAGGAAATCAATAACAGCGACGGCGCTATTCAGCTTGAACTCTCCTTCCCGCAAAGCACGCATAACCTCCTCTACCGTCCACAGATAGAACCCCTCCACCTCGCCATCCCCAGGAACAGGCATAGTACTCGGATCAAGACGTAGTTCATACACGTACTCCACCTCCGGCTGCAATGGCCCAGCCTCACAGCGCTCACTGGGTCTTTTTACATGATAGTAAGAAATCGCACCGCCACCACACAAGCCCCTCCTCACTAAATCCTCGTCCAGACTCGCCTCCTCGACAGCTTCCCTCACGACCGCCTCAACTGGCTTTTCCCAGAAACGGGTCTCCAGCCCCCCGGCAGCAGTGTTATCCAGGAGCCCCGGGTAAGTTTGCTTGGTAAGTGATCGGCGCGCTATCCAGAGTAGCAGTCCACGATCAGGATCGTCAACGAAGCAGGTCAGTTGTACGCCAGACGTAAAGATTCCGAAGAGCGTACTGGCGCTGCGCTCGATCTCGAGAAGTAATTTCCCGGTTTCTGGGTGGCGGATGGGAAACGTCTCGTTTCGCCAGGCCCTGGAGAGCCTAGACAGTTGAGGATGCGGGGACTGTGACATCCTATGTAGAGTCGACTCCATTAGGAACGTGAGTGTTTCCGTCGTCCATGTACCTGAAGACGTAGTGGAAGTGGGGTTTAAGCTGGCACCGAGTATCAGTTCCTGTGTTTGGTGGTTGACAGTCCATCCTGCACTGGAAAAGTCGAATGCATGCACTATGTCGTTCGGGACATGGCCAAGAACATGTGGAGAATCAGACACTTTGAATGCATAGTAGCTCTGCAGGGTTTCTTTATATAGGGCTAGTTTCTCGGTGGGGTAGGGGAAACTGCGCTCGGTTAGTCTGGACTATGGGGGTTATGTAGAGGCGGGAGAGGGGAGGTTGAAGGATTCAGATACTTATCGCATTCTCGAAcaatgtggaggagggaCTGAGGCATCTCGGCAGGTACCTTACTGTGGGAAAGCTGTAGAAAGGTGGATTGCTTGAGTAAGAGCCTGACGATTATACCTAGGTACCGTACGCTAATGAGGACAGATCTGCAGTTGCCTAGGTGACAGGTGTCATTGGAGTAAGACAGTCAAGTGATGACCACAAGAAACTTGATGTACCTACTTGGATAACTTCCACCGATTGCAGGCATAATGGAACCCGTAACCTGGCCTTACATCAAGGCAGGCCTGTGGTATAGGCCCATAATTGAGATACGTACCTGGCGCTTACAACTCACCTACATTACCGCATCCCTCCCCTTTTTCCAATCAGAGTACGTAACTGCAGATTCGATATATGGAGGATCTCTGCCAGCTGGCCTCGTGATCTGACTTCTCAACTTAAAGGTAGAGGCTGCAGAGCATTCGCGTCTGCATTTGGCTTTCCTCAGATTACAATTGAGGTCGCCGTACTATAACCCTCGTCATAGCCCTTATCGCCCTGCATCGCTCTTCCAGATATGGGCAAGCGGTACGCctattgctgctggtgcaTGGCTGGTACTCCGATCTCGCCCTTGGTCAGACTATATTAGTTCCGTTGTTCCTGCCTTGACGTGGCCTTTTGATGGTCAAGTCAATGTGATATGGATGGACTATGAAGATAGGCTGGCAATGGGAATGTTGGGACAGGTATTACTGTTGGAAATACCCCACAAGGGTACGGATTGGGTGGCCTACGCATCCTGTCAAGCCGAGACTACGATGGGCAGCAGAGACAATGATTAGGATAATCGGCGAATTATACCGGTGCATAAAGTATGGGATGGAAAGTTGATTGGTTAGTTTGATCTAattccagtcttccatgcTTCGGTACAATAGAAGGATGGGAAGAATATATTAGGATGAAGGTATAACTACCTTTTACTAACATACTTAGACTAAATAAATGATTATGGATTCAGCAAAGAGCCAATATTATGGCAGTGTTATAATGCGGCTGTAGGTCAGCATGAGGCTGTACTCAGAGACTGTGGTGAGACTTACGAAGCCCTAAGTTAGAACAACGATGCAACAGGTGACCCCGAAGCGATGCCTAAAGCAATGCATGTAGGCAGTTCAGTACTAGTTTCGCACTAATTACTTATTCAGAATCTTAAATGACGCCAACCCATCCCGGGGTTACAGGCGTCGATTAGCCCTCAGAATTGTTCTACGTTGATTCGCCGCTCGCAAGCACCTGTATCGAGCGGCCATTCTAAATCGGCTGCGGAAATGAAGCTCTTCACATCATGAGAATATTACTATTTGTCGCAGAGCAGGAGAGTATGCCCCTAGGTTAGTGATTATCTGATAAGTGCCGTCTAATTGCCACCAACTTAGCCAAACCCTCAtccctccttctttccaggtCACTTAAATCAAGATTCGATACCCAAACGCTCACTCGCTTCTTAAGGTCATCTGTCTTTTCTTGTGACTCGAAGTCAAATCCATGCTTGTGCATATCACCCAACCAGTACTTCAATGCTGGTCCCAAATGATCCATGAAATGACCGAAATCTCCACCCCCGCCGAGCGTATTCGTCATAACAGGTCCAGTCACAGCCCAGCGGAGACCCAAGCCCGATGTCATTGTCTTATCTGCAGAGTGTCAGATCAAGAATAAACTCGCAGTGGAAGCAGCTGACATACCAAGATCCTCTGGCGATACAACACCCCTTTCTATTAGACTATAAGCCTCCGCGCACAGCGCGGCCTGGAGGCGATTCGCAATAAATCCTGGCGTTTCCTGACGAACGATTACGGGGTCTTTATCAAGACTTTTGTAAAAGTCATATGCGGCAGCGATGTGCTCATTGGCCGTACGCGGATGCGGAACGATTTCAACCAATGGAACAAGGTGCGGCGGATTGAACGGGTGGCCGATAAGTATCCGGGCTGGATTATTCTTGCAGTCCGCTATGAACATTGATGAGGGAATGcctgaggacgaggagacgATTGGAATGTGTCTGGGAGTGAGGGCGTCTAGGTGGGCGATCAGGGACCGTTTGATAGGGAGTCTCTCTGGGCCGTTCTGATTCACCACAATGAGGTTTCCACTCTGTGATTATAGCAAGCGCCATTTAAGGGTAATAAGGGTGACGAACCTCTTGTATAAAATCCAC
This sequence is a window from Aspergillus nidulans FGSC A4 chromosome IV. Protein-coding genes within it:
- a CDS encoding uncharacterized protein (transcript_id=CADANIAT00000205); translated protein: MESTLHRMSQSPHPQLSRLSRAWRNETFPIRHPETGKLLLEIERSASTLFGIFTSGVQLTCFVDDPDRGLLLWIARRSLTKQTYPGLLDNTAAGGLETRFWEKPVEAVVREAVEEASLDEDLVRRGLCGGGAISYYHVKRPSERCEAGPLQPEVEYVYELRLDPSTMPVPGDGEVEGFYLWTVEEVMRALREGEFKLNSAVAVIDFLVRHGVVTAENEAGYLEIWMPKRIRL
- a CDS encoding putative MFS transporter (transcript_id=CADANIAT00000204), producing the protein METLQIEAEPPAPRLLLLKLISSGFSFFVAGLNDGSLGALVPYIRQEYDIDTNMVSIVYGTTFFGWFFAALTNSFLGQYFNTGVLLLLGAALQVLAHALRTWAPPFPLFAVTFFIAALGQAYQDTHANNFVATVKGAHRWLGFIHAMYMGGCLVGPFVSTAVASSGKSSHWELFYTTPLGMGVVNLGLVWVAFHEWATMRQREQGGRVEGPASRKQEAATEIKRTLATPAVWLLSLYFFFFLGAAITAGGWIVEYLVHVRNGDLDKMGYVPAGFYGGSFIGRLVLAEPTYRFGERRMILLYVVLCLALELVFWLVPNIITEAVAISLLGLFSGPFFATLFAAEIRSPALVPLTTAAFIFLMGQIGGSIFPAVTGVIAARSGVKVLQPMLVGLLGATGVSWLIIPKPRLHHD
- a CDS encoding uncharacterized protein (transcript_id=CADANIAT00000206), with amino-acid sequence MASHSIQTIGVIGTGVIGSSWTALFLSRGLKVIVTDPAPEAETKLRDYLEKTCPLVPGCTLTLETCLSNLTFVTNIDPYLEIVDFIQESGNLIVVNQNGPERLPIKRSLIAHLDALTPRHIPIVSSSSGIPSSMFIADCKNNPARILIGHPFNPPHLVPLVEIVPHPRTANEHIAAAYDFYKSLDKDPVIVRQETPGFIANRLQAALCAEAYSLIERGVVSPEDLDKTMTSGLGLRWAVTGPVMTNTLGGGGDFGHFMDHLGPALKYWLGDMHKHGFDFESQEKTDDLKKRVSVWVSNLDLSDLERRRDEVSEYSLMLTYSRIITLP